One segment of Variovorax sp. PAMC28562 DNA contains the following:
- a CDS encoding NAD(P)/FAD-dependent oxidoreductase yields MRTTLALQPVIVGAGPAGIRAAQTLAGYGIKPVLIDEASRAGGQIYRRPPVHFKRAPESLYGMEASRATAVHGAIDGVVGSIDYRPDSLAWNVQDGRLDVMHGPTQTTRTVPYRQLIVASGATDRVLPVPGWTLPGVYTLGGAQVALKFQGCTIGSRVVFMGTGPLLYLVAYQYAKAGVEVAAVLDTAHFADQLAAVPAMLTQPAVFMKGVYYVGWLRTHGVALHSGVRPVRVLGDQRTSAVVWEQDGHEHTLDCDAIGFGYALRSETQLADLLGCRFAFAPMQRAHLPERDAVGRSSVAGVYLAGDGAGIMGADAAEWAGELAALSLLADEGVHIDADRVRKLERKLAKLSRFREGLERAFPFPQDWAAHAPDELVVCRCENVTAGELRQTIHDSGADELNRLKALSRVGMGRCQGRMCGVAAAEILAHAVGKPVQLVGRLRGQAPIKPIPIHLLHVASEGAGA; encoded by the coding sequence ATGAGGACGACCCTCGCGTTGCAGCCGGTGATCGTCGGCGCCGGCCCGGCCGGCATCCGTGCCGCGCAGACGCTGGCCGGCTACGGCATCAAGCCCGTGCTCATCGATGAAGCATCTCGCGCTGGCGGCCAGATCTACCGCCGCCCGCCGGTGCACTTCAAGCGTGCGCCTGAATCGCTCTACGGCATGGAAGCATCGCGCGCGACCGCGGTGCACGGCGCGATCGACGGCGTCGTCGGCTCGATCGACTACCGGCCCGACAGTCTGGCGTGGAACGTGCAGGACGGGCGGCTCGACGTGATGCACGGACCGACGCAAACCACGCGCACCGTGCCCTATCGCCAGCTCATCGTCGCGTCAGGTGCGACCGACCGTGTGCTGCCCGTGCCGGGATGGACCTTGCCCGGCGTGTACACGCTCGGTGGTGCGCAGGTGGCGCTCAAATTTCAGGGTTGCACGATAGGCTCCCGCGTGGTGTTCATGGGCACCGGGCCGTTGCTGTATCTGGTCGCGTACCAATACGCGAAGGCCGGCGTCGAGGTGGCAGCCGTGCTCGACACCGCGCACTTCGCCGATCAGCTGGCTGCCGTGCCGGCCATGCTCACACAGCCCGCCGTCTTCATGAAGGGCGTGTACTACGTCGGCTGGTTGCGCACGCATGGCGTGGCGTTGCACAGCGGCGTGCGGCCAGTGCGCGTGCTTGGCGACCAGCGCACGAGCGCTGTCGTGTGGGAGCAAGACGGCCACGAGCACACGCTCGATTGCGACGCCATCGGCTTCGGCTACGCGCTGCGCTCCGAGACGCAATTGGCAGACCTGCTCGGCTGCCGCTTCGCCTTCGCACCGATGCAGCGGGCGCACCTGCCCGAACGCGATGCGGTGGGCCGCTCCAGCGTGGCCGGCGTGTACCTTGCGGGCGATGGCGCCGGCATCATGGGCGCCGATGCCGCAGAGTGGGCCGGTGAACTGGCAGCGCTGTCACTGCTCGCCGACGAAGGCGTGCACATCGACGCCGACCGTGTGCGAAAGCTCGAGCGCAAGCTTGCAAAGCTGTCGCGTTTTCGCGAGGGCCTCGAACGCGCCTTTCCGTTTCCACAAGATTGGGCGGCGCACGCACCCGACGAGCTCGTGGTGTGCCGCTGCGAGAACGTGACGGCAGGCGAGCTGCGCCAGACCATCCATGACAGCGGTGCCGATGAACTCAATCGGCTCAAGGCCTTGAGCCGAGTCGGCATGGGTCGTTGCCAGGGCCGCATGTGCGGCGTGGCGGCGGCGGAAATTCTTGCGCACGCCGTCGGCAAGCCCGTGCAACTGGTCGGTCGCCTGCGTGGTCAGGCACCCATCAAGCCGATCCCGATTCACCTGCTGCACGTAGCGAGCGAAGGAGCCGGCGCATGA
- a CDS encoding (2Fe-2S)-binding protein produces the protein MSSSQPLLRRVAEQDREAVAFSIDGVAASALVGDTVLTAMLTQVGRLRRNEFSGEARAGFCMMGACQDCWVETADGARLRACSTFIEPGMALTTGRSGAADGALA, from the coding sequence ATGTCTTCATCCCAACCCCTGCTGCGCCGCGTCGCTGAACAAGATCGCGAAGCCGTGGCCTTCAGCATCGACGGTGTGGCCGCGAGCGCGCTGGTCGGCGACACGGTGCTGACGGCCATGCTCACGCAGGTCGGCAGGTTGCGGCGCAACGAGTTCAGCGGTGAGGCGCGGGCCGGCTTCTGCATGATGGGTGCGTGCCAGGACTGCTGGGTCGAAACGGCCGATGGCGCGCGACTGCGTGCCTGCTCGACCTTCATCGAGCCGGGCATGGCGCTCACTACAGGCAGATCAGGCGCTGCGGACGGAGCGCTTGCATGA
- a CDS encoding ABC transporter permease, whose amino-acid sequence MTKNGPFALAFNALVIAFMLAPLVVVCVVAFTPENTLTLPTTEFSLRWFRAVFAHPDFMQSFWNSLWLALASATIATLLAVPAGMAITRYEFPGRDFLNALFLSPLIIPHLVLGVALLRLFALVGGTGSFGFLVMAHALIVTPYTLRLVVAALVGFDRSTEQAALSLGATQATVFTRITLPMILPGVTGGWMLAFINSFDEVTMSIFVTSPSTVTLPVRMYMYATESIDPLMAAVSALMVAVTAVAMILLDRVYGLDRVLVGRR is encoded by the coding sequence ATGACCAAGAACGGACCCTTCGCCCTCGCGTTCAACGCGCTGGTCATCGCCTTCATGCTGGCGCCGCTGGTGGTGGTGTGCGTCGTCGCCTTCACGCCAGAAAACACGCTCACGCTGCCGACGACCGAATTCTCGCTGCGCTGGTTTCGCGCGGTGTTCGCGCACCCGGACTTCATGCAGTCGTTCTGGAACAGCCTGTGGCTGGCGCTGGCGTCGGCCACTATCGCGACGCTGCTGGCGGTGCCTGCGGGCATGGCGATCACGCGCTATGAATTTCCGGGCCGCGACTTCCTCAACGCGCTGTTTTTGTCGCCGTTGATCATTCCGCACCTGGTGCTCGGCGTGGCGCTGCTGCGGCTCTTCGCCTTGGTCGGCGGCACCGGCAGCTTCGGCTTCCTGGTGATGGCGCATGCGCTGATCGTCACGCCGTACACGCTGCGGCTGGTCGTCGCGGCGCTGGTCGGCTTCGACCGCAGCACCGAGCAGGCGGCACTGTCGCTCGGGGCGACGCAAGCCACCGTCTTCACGCGCATCACGCTGCCGATGATCCTGCCGGGCGTGACGGGTGGCTGGATGCTGGCGTTCATCAACAGCTTCGACGAAGTGACCATGTCTATCTTCGTCACCTCGCCCAGCACCGTGACCTTGCCGGTGCGCATGTACATGTACGCGACCGAATCGATCGATCCGCTGATGGCGGCGGTGTCGGCACTGATGGTGGCGGTGACTGCAGTCGCGATGATCCTGCTCGACCGCGTGTATGGGCTCGACCGCGTGCTGGTGGGGCGTCGCTAG